The following are from one region of the Prevotella communis genome:
- a CDS encoding TrkH family potassium uptake protein has protein sequence MINFRIISKILGSLLFIEAFFMACCLAMAFSFHEDDELAFMASTILTFGGAFIFLFFGHEAENALSRRDAYVVVTLTWVVFSFFGMFPFLIHGSMSSITDAYFETMSGFTTTGATVIDDVESLPHGLLFWRSLMQWIGGLGIVFFTVALLPQLVGGSVKVFAAEATGPMRSKMHPRLSTTAKWIWSIYVLLTILCALSFWLAGMDWFDATNYSMSTTATGGFSTHNGTIFLASPLIEYLAILFQFLAGINFTLLYMGLIKWKMGSLFRNSEFKMYIITILIATALIMYLLLTRLDYDFEEAFRSALFQVVSFITTTGLSNTDAGAWPHLTWIILMVLMFMGACSGSTTGGFKSIRVLMLLKVLRNEFRHILHPNAVLPVKLSGQSIPQNRLTTLLAFFTLYILALLLVATIMIVSGIDITNSFTIALSLISNVGAGLDTNMGPQMSWADLSDGIKWLCSFLMLVGRLEIVAVLVLFTRAFWKEN, from the coding sequence TTGATCAACTTCCGCATCATATCAAAGATCCTGGGCTCGTTGCTCTTCATTGAAGCCTTTTTCATGGCCTGCTGTCTGGCTATGGCTTTTTCATTCCATGAAGACGACGAACTGGCTTTTATGGCATCTACGATACTGACGTTTGGAGGTGCGTTTATCTTCCTGTTCTTCGGACATGAGGCAGAGAACGCCCTGAGTCGTCGCGATGCGTATGTGGTGGTAACCCTTACCTGGGTCGTATTCTCGTTCTTTGGCATGTTCCCCTTCCTGATCCATGGCTCCATGTCCAGCATCACCGATGCCTATTTTGAGACTATGTCAGGTTTTACGACGACTGGCGCTACAGTCATTGACGATGTAGAGTCACTGCCTCACGGCCTGCTCTTCTGGCGTTCATTGATGCAATGGATAGGAGGTTTGGGAATCGTGTTCTTCACCGTAGCCCTGTTACCCCAGCTGGTAGGCGGTAGCGTCAAAGTGTTTGCTGCAGAAGCCACAGGACCCATGCGTTCAAAGATGCACCCGCGCCTGTCGACGACCGCCAAATGGATATGGAGCATCTATGTATTGCTCACCATCCTCTGCGCCCTGTCATTCTGGTTGGCAGGCATGGATTGGTTTGATGCTACCAACTACTCCATGTCAACAACTGCCACAGGCGGTTTCTCAACCCATAACGGCACCATCTTCCTGGCATCACCCCTCATTGAGTACCTGGCCATTCTGTTCCAGTTCCTGGCGGGTATCAATTTCACCTTATTATATATGGGACTGATTAAGTGGAAGATGGGCAGTCTGTTCCGTAACTCAGAGTTCAAGATGTATATCATCACCATACTCATTGCTACGGCACTCATCATGTATCTGTTGCTCACCCGCTTAGACTACGACTTCGAGGAAGCATTCCGTTCGGCCCTGTTCCAGGTCGTGTCATTCATCACCACCACCGGCCTGAGCAATACCGATGCAGGCGCATGGCCTCATCTCACATGGATTATCCTCATGGTATTGATGTTTATGGGTGCCTGTTCAGGCAGTACAACGGGTGGATTCAAGAGTATCCGCGTACTGATGCTTCTGAAAGTCCTGCGTAACGAGTTCCGCCATATCCTGCATCCTAATGCCGTACTCCCCGTCAAGCTGTCAGGACAGAGCATACCCCAGAACCGTCTTACCACGCTTCTGGCCTTTTTCACCCTCTATATCCTTGCCCTACTGCTGGTAGCCACCATCATGATTGTGTCGGGTATAGATATCACCAACTCCTTTACCATCGCCTTGAGCCTCATCAGTAACGTAGGTGCAGGCCTTGACACCAACATGGGCCCGCAGATGTCATGGGCCGACCTCTCCGATGGCATCAAATGGCTATGTTCATTCCTCATGCTTGTTGGTCGTCTGGAGATTGTCGCCGTACTGGTACTCTTCACCCGTGCGTTCTGGAAAGAAAACTAA
- the dxs gene encoding 1-deoxy-D-xylulose-5-phosphate synthase, whose translation MEHKDLKILKTIDSPSQLRLVKPELLPQLCKELREDIIQELSVNPGHLASSLGVVELTVALHYVFNTPQDRIVWDVGHQAYGHKILTGRRDNFDTNRKLHGIRPFPTPEESEYDSFICGHASNSISAALGMAVASKGNYNVVAVIGDGAMSGGLAFEGLNNVSSSPNDLLIILNDNDMSIDRSVGGMKEYLLRLSTNKTYNSLRYKASKWLVEQGLLSEGRKKGIIRLANAVKSAISEQQNIFEGMNIRYFGPYDGHNVKELVRILRQLKDMKGPKLLHLHTQKGHGYAPAENYKPIWHAPGKFDPDTGELIQSDTEGMPPKFQDVFGETLLELAQANPKIVGVTPAMPTGCSMNIPMKVMPDRMFDVGIAEGHAVTFSAGMAKDGLIPFCNIYSAFAQRAYDNIIHDVAILKLPVVLCLDRAGLVGEDGPTHHGAFDMAALRPIPNLTISSPMNEHELRNLMYTAQLEGKGPFVIRYPRGNGVLTNWRCPFEEIKIGTGRKLRDGDDVAVLTIGPMGNDVAKVIDEIKDLSVAHYDMRFLKPLDEDILHEVGKKFRRIVTVENGVRKGGLGTAVLEWMSDHDYDVKVTRMGLPDQFVEHGTIDQLREIIGLDNESIKKAILNSQT comes from the coding sequence GTGGAACATAAGGATCTTAAAATACTGAAAACCATCGACAGTCCTAGTCAGTTGCGCCTTGTTAAGCCCGAATTATTGCCGCAATTGTGCAAAGAACTGCGGGAAGACATCATACAGGAATTGTCTGTCAACCCCGGTCATCTTGCCTCGAGCCTTGGCGTTGTGGAACTGACTGTCGCACTGCATTACGTATTCAATACGCCTCAGGACCGTATTGTTTGGGACGTAGGCCATCAAGCCTATGGTCACAAGATTCTGACTGGGCGTCGCGATAATTTTGACACAAACCGCAAATTACATGGTATCCGCCCCTTCCCTACACCGGAAGAGAGCGAATACGATTCATTTATCTGTGGCCATGCTTCCAATAGCATCTCTGCAGCACTTGGCATGGCAGTAGCCTCAAAAGGCAACTACAATGTTGTGGCTGTTATTGGCGACGGCGCCATGAGTGGCGGACTCGCTTTCGAAGGTCTGAACAACGTATCCAGTTCACCCAACGACCTCCTCATTATTCTTAATGACAACGACATGTCTATCGATCGCTCTGTAGGAGGCATGAAAGAGTATCTGTTGAGATTGAGTACCAATAAGACTTACAACTCATTACGCTATAAGGCATCAAAATGGTTGGTAGAACAAGGACTGCTGTCAGAGGGACGCAAGAAGGGAATCATCCGCTTGGCCAATGCCGTGAAGAGTGCTATTTCAGAACAGCAGAATATCTTCGAGGGCATGAATATCCGCTATTTCGGCCCCTACGACGGACATAACGTCAAGGAACTGGTACGTATTCTCAGACAACTGAAGGACATGAAAGGTCCTAAGCTGCTGCATCTTCATACACAGAAAGGACATGGCTATGCACCTGCAGAGAACTACAAGCCAATATGGCACGCACCAGGAAAATTCGACCCTGACACAGGTGAACTGATACAGAGCGACACAGAAGGTATGCCCCCCAAGTTCCAGGATGTATTTGGTGAAACCCTGTTGGAACTGGCTCAGGCTAACCCAAAGATTGTGGGTGTAACACCAGCCATGCCTACGGGATGCTCTATGAATATTCCCATGAAGGTGATGCCCGACAGGATGTTTGACGTAGGTATTGCCGAAGGTCATGCCGTCACATTCTCAGCAGGCATGGCGAAAGACGGGCTCATCCCTTTCTGTAATATCTACAGTGCCTTTGCTCAGCGCGCCTATGATAATATCATTCATGACGTAGCCATCCTGAAGCTACCTGTAGTTCTCTGTCTTGACCGTGCCGGACTGGTGGGTGAAGACGGACCTACACATCATGGTGCCTTCGATATGGCAGCCCTGCGTCCTATTCCGAACCTGACCATCTCGTCGCCCATGAACGAGCACGAGTTGCGCAACCTGATGTATACAGCACAACTCGAGGGAAAAGGACCATTTGTCATTCGCTATCCACGCGGCAACGGCGTATTAACCAACTGGCGCTGTCCGTTTGAGGAAATCAAGATTGGTACCGGTCGTAAGTTGCGCGACGGTGACGATGTTGCCGTACTCACCATCGGTCCGATGGGAAATGACGTAGCAAAGGTGATTGATGAAATCAAGGACCTCTCCGTAGCCCATTACGACATGCGCTTCCTGAAGCCACTTGACGAGGATATCCTACATGAAGTGGGAAAGAAATTCCGTCGTATCGTTACCGTGGAGAACGGTGTACGCAAAGGCGGACTGGGCACTGCCGTACTGGAATGGATGAGCGACCACGACTACGACGTCAAAGTTACTCGCATGGGACTGCCTGACCAATTCGTGGAACACGGCACCATCGACCAACTGCGAGAGATTATTGGACTCGATAATGAGAGTATCAAGAAAGCAATACTCAATTCACAAACCTAA
- the trkA gene encoding Trk system potassium transporter TrkA, translating into MKVVIAGAGAVGTHLSKLLSTEHHDCVLIDDDEDRLGGMDSNYDIMAVNASPTSIKTLKDAGVGSADLFVGVTRYESRNITACTLAHALGAKKTVARVDNYEYLLPQNLPFFHDLGIDSLVYPEVLAATDIINGLKLSWVRQRWDVHDGALVLLGIKLREGCEILNQPLKDLCGPDDPYHIVAIKRNNDTIIPGGMDELQLHDLAYFMTTSEYIPYIRKIVGKEHYEDVHNVIIMGGGKTAVRAALTMPDYMNAKIIEIDAARCERLNQLLASNDAMVIHGDGRDLGLLNEEGIKHTQAFVALTGNAETNILACLTAKKLGVRKTVAMVENLDYVSMAEGLDIGTIINKKTVAASHIFQMMMKADVRNMRSLMMVEADVAEFVAAEDSKVTRKPVKDLGLPFGITIGGLVRDGKGILVNGNTQITPGDSVMVFCHKHQLDKAEKYFKKSLLW; encoded by the coding sequence ATGAAAGTAGTCATTGCCGGCGCTGGTGCCGTAGGAACACATTTGTCGAAGTTGCTCTCTACAGAGCATCACGACTGTGTACTCATCGATGATGACGAGGATCGTCTGGGCGGCATGGACTCGAACTACGACATCATGGCCGTCAACGCCTCACCAACCAGCATCAAGACATTGAAAGATGCCGGTGTAGGCAGCGCAGACCTCTTTGTAGGCGTAACCCGTTATGAAAGCCGTAATATCACGGCCTGCACACTGGCTCATGCCTTAGGTGCCAAGAAGACGGTTGCGCGTGTCGACAACTACGAATACCTGTTGCCGCAGAATCTGCCTTTCTTTCATGATTTAGGTATCGACTCACTTGTATATCCGGAGGTTCTGGCTGCCACCGACATCATCAACGGTCTGAAACTGTCGTGGGTTCGCCAGCGCTGGGATGTGCACGACGGTGCATTGGTGCTGCTGGGCATCAAGTTGCGCGAGGGATGCGAAATCCTCAACCAGCCGCTGAAAGACCTCTGCGGTCCTGACGACCCTTACCATATTGTAGCCATCAAGCGCAATAACGACACGATTATCCCTGGTGGTATGGATGAATTACAGCTTCATGACCTGGCTTATTTCATGACCACCAGCGAGTATATTCCCTATATCCGGAAGATTGTAGGCAAGGAACACTACGAGGACGTGCACAACGTCATCATCATGGGCGGCGGAAAGACGGCTGTCAGGGCAGCACTCACCATGCCCGATTACATGAACGCCAAGATCATCGAGATTGACGCAGCCCGTTGTGAACGACTCAACCAGCTACTCGCTTCCAATGATGCCATGGTGATTCATGGTGACGGACGCGACCTGGGACTGCTTAACGAAGAAGGCATCAAGCACACACAGGCATTTGTAGCCCTGACAGGTAATGCCGAGACCAATATCCTGGCATGTCTGACAGCCAAGAAACTGGGCGTACGCAAGACGGTTGCCATGGTCGAGAACCTGGATTACGTCAGCATGGCGGAAGGACTTGACATCGGCACGATTATCAACAAGAAGACCGTAGCCGCAAGCCATATCTTCCAGATGATGATGAAAGCCGACGTCAGGAACATGCGTTCGCTGATGATGGTTGAGGCCGACGTGGCCGAATTTGTAGCAGCCGAGGATTCAAAGGTGACAAGAAAACCCGTAAAAGACCTTGGACTGCCATTTGGCATCACCATTGGTGGTCTGGTGCGCGACGGCAAGGGAATCCTCGTGAATGGTAACACACAGATAACGCCAGGCGATTCCGTCATGGTGTTCTGCCATAAACATCAACTCGACAAAGCAGAGAAATACTTCAAGAAGTCCCTCCTCTGGTAA